The genome window AGTTATATTTCTGAATACAGAAACAATAACGAATAATTCAATCGAATGTGTTGGGCTGAATGTAATAAGTTGTCATGGGGAAGCGTTGTCAGTGAGCAGGATACTTCACAGATGCGAAGAATCGCTCACAGTAATGGTGTGCAGGATTCTGCTCAGGTGAGGGCGGTTTGGTAGGCTTTTTCTAACTGGTCCGTATGGGATTTCCAATTATATATTGATACCGCCCGTTCCCGGGCAGCGCTTTGCATGGCGGTTCGCATCGGTTCGTCTTGCAGAATGACGCGGGCTTGTTGCGCCATCGCTTTTGCGTCGCCGCAGGGGACGCAACGCCCCGCCTCGCCGATCATCACCGGCGCTTCGCCGATATCCGACGCGACAACCGGGATGCCCATCGCCAAATATTCGGCGATTTTCAACGGAGACTTGGCTTTGGTCACGTCATTCGACTCGAACGGGGCTAAGGCGAGGTCGGCGCAAGACAGATATCGCGGCACCTCGTCTCCTGGAATGTAATCCGTAAATATGATTTTTTCTTCCACGCTCAAGTCCCTTGCATGTTGTTTGATGGAGTCTAACTTGCGGCCTCCGCCCAAAATTAGTAATACTGCATTTGGAAAGTCGCCAACAAGATGCGATAACGCTTCTACGGCTTGTTCTGCGTAACTCGCGACCTCGAGTTGGCCGTGATAAACCAGAGTTGGAAACGAAAGGCTGAACTGCTGAACGATTTCGTCGTCTGTTTCGCGCGGACAAAACTGCTCGAGATCAGCGCCTACAGGCGCGTCCCATATCCGGTTTGGGTCAGCGCCCCATTGCAGCGCGTGGTCGTAGAGGTGCTTGCTCGCTGTGGTGACGGTGTCCGCAAGCGAAGGCAGCAGCCTGTCCCAACGATTGGCGATGTATCCCGCCCAGGATGAACGCGCCAGTTCGGTCGCGATGCCCGTCTCCCAATCGTCATAGTCATAATGCAGCGGGACGCCCCAATGGCGGGCGAGTTGAATGGCGGGAATCGAAGCGTCCGGGTAGGATTTCCACAGGTGGACGATGTCTGGTTTCGGCGAAATCGACTTTAATTTAGTAATATTGGACGGTAGGTCAATGATACGCCGGGGGATTTGAATGATTTCAACATCTTTGAGTTGGCCCTTCGCAACGCTGGGCAGCTCGCTTTGCCGCTGGGTGTGGACAAAATCAGCCAATATGACTTCGTGTCCGCGCCGGGCTAACTCTTGCGCCTGACAAATCACGCGTCGGGCGCAAGAAACCGAAGATAAATCAAAGCGTTGAAGAATTAATATTTTCATTGCGGGTGGGGGAAATAATACGGCGATTATGTTATGTTGTGTATAATTTGTTGATAACTTAAAACAACAATACTAGAAAATTGTTAAAAAAGTAAGATAACCAGTTGAAAATGCTTGCCATTTTCGCTATTGTAGAGTGATTCTGTGTGTGAGTGGGCTTTGTGACCTATAAACAGACAACAACGAATTTGAAAGAGAGTGCTCGGAGGCGCCCATGCGGTTGACACGCTATTTCTCCCTATTCGCGATATTATTGGCGGCCTGCGTACAGTTTACGTTCGCAGCAGGCGTAATTACTTTAACGCCTCAGTCCAATCAAGGCAGCGCTGACGCGCCCGTTGCGTTTGACGTCTTCCTACAGTCAGAAGACGCATTGAGCGCATATCTGCTGGAATTTCAGTTTGATGGCGTAAGCGTTGGTTCTGCGCAATTTGCCTATGCTGATGCTTGGGCCTCAACTCCCGCGCCGGTTGATCCGGTTGTGGGCGATTTTGTTGATGGCCAATTGGTCGTTCAATCGTCATTGATTGGCGCCAACGCCGGCCTCAGTTTTGCTGACGCGACCCAAATCGGTACGCTGACCGTTGTCCCTGGCGGCGAAGGCACCTTGAACGCTGCCGTCTCATTCGGCAACGTCTTTTCCCAAGGCCTGCTGCAGCCGGAAGGCAGCCTGCTTACCTTGGGCGATCCCGTTTCAGTTGATATCGGCGGCGATATAACCGTTCTCGGTGACGCAAACGGTAATGGCAGCCTGGATATTATCGATGCGTTGTTAATTCGCCAATTTTTGGCGCAATTACGAGATAGCGTTCCGCAGCCTGAATTAGCCGACATCAACGGCAACGGCGGCATTGATATTATCGACGCGCTGTTCATCCAACAGATTTTGGCTGGTTTGCGTGCAGACCCAAATACTCAACCTGCCGCTATGATTGCTGCGTATGTTCCTTATCAAACATCAGCCATGGCAAGTTTGGCGTCAACCCAACCACTGGTTAATACATCTTTAATTGGCGACGCCAATGGAGATGGCGCTTTGACAAAGGCAGACGCCGAACTAATTCGCGCATACTTGGCAGGCGCGAATGTAAAACTCGTTAACCCAACGTATGCTGATATCAACTTAAATGGCACAATCGATATCGCCGACGCCCTGTATATTTCACAAATCGTGAATGGTTTACGCGCTGATCCGAACGACCCAGATTCAATCTTTGATCTTGGCTTGAAAGATGACTGGTTTGTTCGACCATTGCAGGTTCCAGACAACACTCTGACTATCGTGTTTGATGCAGGCTCGTTTGACGTTGGTCAGCAAGCGGTTGGACGCGTCACTGCAAACGTAGGCGCATCATTGCTGGCTGCCTATGACTTAGTTTTAACCTATGACCAGACGCTTTTAAACGCTGTTAGTGCGGCTGGCGGCGCTGCAACCGATTTTGGAAACCCAACAGCAAACCTAACTACCGCTGGTCAGATTCTGATGAACGGCCTAAATATCAACGGTCAGGGTGGAGAAGTTGAATTCGCCCTTATTACCTTTGACGTGTTAGCGACTTCTTCTCCTACAACCCCGGTTGATATTTCAATTACTTCATTCGTTGACAACAACTTTAACAACATTGATGTAAATGTTGCATCCGGTATAGTGAATTTGCAGCAGGTGGTAGTTGAACCGACCGCAGTGCCGGAAACGCCGACCGCGACTCCGGTTCCACCGACGAACACGCCGGTTCCAGCAACCAATACTCCAGTTCCTCCGACGAACACGCCAGTTCCTCCAACGGCGACTCCTGAGACTGGCGGCGAGACGCCGACCGCGACTCCTGTTCCGCCAACCAACACGCCAGTTCCGCCAACAGCGACGCCAGAATCAGCGACTGCGACTCCAGTAGCGCCAACCGCGACGCCGGAATCAGCAACTGCAACTCCGGTTCCGCCAACCGCGACGCCGGAATCAGCAACTGCGACTCCAGTCGCGCCGACGGCGACGCCGGAAACAGCGACAGCGACTCCTGTTCCACCGACGAACACGCCTGTTGCGCCGACTGCGACGCCGGAATCAGCGACAGCGACTCCGGTTCCGCCAACTGCGACGCCTGAAACCGCGACGGCAACTCCGGTTCCAGCAACGCCGACTCCTGAGACGGCGACCCCGACTCCAGTTCCGGCGACTGCAACCCCGCAACCGACTCCCGAGCCGGAAGCGACTGCAACCCCGACCGTAATTCCGACGCCGATTGACATCACCATCGCGGCGAACGAAGGCTTGTTGCTCTTATCGCATGACGGCGTTGTGTTGAGCCGCGGCTTTGAGTCAGGCAACGAAGTTGAAGTTGAAAATATCCCATCGCAACCGATTGACCTTGAGTTGATTGGCGCATCCACCTTGTTGTCAATTAATGTTGACGGCGTGATTGCTCCAGCTGAATTGGTGATTGCAGGCGATGGCGAAGGCTCCTTGCTCGAAAGCGGCCAGATTGTTGATCTCGAACCCATCGTCACAGGCGCTGGCGTCGAAGGTTACTTAATCTTAGATCGCCTGGGCAATGTTCGCGCTTATGGTACTGCCGCCTTCCAGGGCGATACCGAATTCGTCCGCACCATTCGCTTCGGCGGTTTGCTGATTGAACAAGCCATCAGTAATGCGGTCGATCTTGAATTGGTGGTTGATCCTGCCAATCCGTCTTCCAACCTGGGTTACTACATTCTCAGCAAAGAAGGCGCGTTGGAAAACTTCGGCGCCGTGCCGGAACTGCCTTCGCTCGATTCAACGGCGTTTGGCTATACGGTTGCCTTTGACCTGCTGGTTAGCGGCGGCTCCGTGAACGGTTACCGCGTCTTGACTGAATTCGGTCAAGTCATCGAATGGACGGAAGCGGGCGGGTTTGTCCCGGTTGCGCCTGAAGTACTGCGCATGTTTGACCGCGAGCCGTTGCCTGTTGACTTCGCTGAAGTCGACGGCGCGTATTACATCTTGAACGAGCGCGGCTTCCTGTTCGGTCCGTCTGCCGTCGTTGCAGATCCCGAATCGTTAGCTGACTTTATTGATAATCCCGGCTTCTTCGATATGGAAGCCGGCGTATTGAACCCGGTCACCGAATAGTGTGACGCGAAACAGGTTATTGAGGCTTAAAAATGAATAGACGAACAACACTAAAACGATCCATGTGGGGGTTACTCAATATGAAACGTAGCTGCGCTACACTTTTGGCACTCGGCCTCGTCTCCACACTGTTTCTTGCGCCGATTACTGCTCAGGCTCAAGATGATTATCTGGCCTTGTACAATCGCTACCTGTTCCATCACATCGGGCTGAATGCGCGCTCGGCTGCGATGGGCGGGGCTTACACCGCGCTGAAGGGCGGCGATATGGGGCTGAGCGGCAACCCGGCGAGTTTGGGTTTCCAGACGGAACGCTATGTGGCGATCGAAGGCGGCTTTGAAGACGTCACCAGCGACTCGTCAATGGCGATCGGCGGTATGTCGGATGTCGCTTTTAACGAAACCGAAATTTGGAACGTCGGCGCAGGTCTCATTTATCCATTTGAATGGGGCGCATTGGCGCTGAACTACAACTTCCGTGATGACGATTTCGAGACCGATGATTACTTCTTGCTCGGAACTCGCTACCAGCAAG of Candidatus Hinthialibacter antarcticus contains these proteins:
- a CDS encoding glycosyltransferase family 4 protein → MKILILQRFDLSSVSCARRVICQAQELARRGHEVILADFVHTQRQSELPSVAKGQLKDVEIIQIPRRIIDLPSNITKLKSISPKPDIVHLWKSYPDASIPAIQLARHWGVPLHYDYDDWETGIATELARSSWAGYIANRWDRLLPSLADTVTTASKHLYDHALQWGADPNRIWDAPVGADLEQFCPRETDDEIVQQFSLSFPTLVYHGQLEVASYAEQAVEALSHLVGDFPNAVLLILGGGRKLDSIKQHARDLSVEEKIIFTDYIPGDEVPRYLSCADLALAPFESNDVTKAKSPLKIAEYLAMGIPVVASDIGEAPVMIGEAGRCVPCGDAKAMAQQARVILQDEPMRTAMQSAARERAVSIYNWKSHTDQLEKAYQTALT
- a CDS encoding dockerin type I domain-containing protein, producing the protein MRLTRYFSLFAILLAACVQFTFAAGVITLTPQSNQGSADAPVAFDVFLQSEDALSAYLLEFQFDGVSVGSAQFAYADAWASTPAPVDPVVGDFVDGQLVVQSSLIGANAGLSFADATQIGTLTVVPGGEGTLNAAVSFGNVFSQGLLQPEGSLLTLGDPVSVDIGGDITVLGDANGNGSLDIIDALLIRQFLAQLRDSVPQPELADINGNGGIDIIDALFIQQILAGLRADPNTQPAAMIAAYVPYQTSAMASLASTQPLVNTSLIGDANGDGALTKADAELIRAYLAGANVKLVNPTYADINLNGTIDIADALYISQIVNGLRADPNDPDSIFDLGLKDDWFVRPLQVPDNTLTIVFDAGSFDVGQQAVGRVTANVGASLLAAYDLVLTYDQTLLNAVSAAGGAATDFGNPTANLTTAGQILMNGLNINGQGGEVEFALITFDVLATSSPTTPVDISITSFVDNNFNNIDVNVASGIVNLQQVVVEPTAVPETPTATPVPPTNTPVPATNTPVPPTNTPVPPTATPETGGETPTATPVPPTNTPVPPTATPESATATPVAPTATPESATATPVPPTATPESATATPVAPTATPETATATPVPPTNTPVAPTATPESATATPVPPTATPETATATPVPATPTPETATPTPVPATATPQPTPEPEATATPTVIPTPIDITIAANEGLLLLSHDGVVLSRGFESGNEVEVENIPSQPIDLELIGASTLLSINVDGVIAPAELVIAGDGEGSLLESGQIVDLEPIVTGAGVEGYLILDRLGNVRAYGTAAFQGDTEFVRTIRFGGLLIEQAISNAVDLELVVDPANPSSNLGYYILSKEGALENFGAVPELPSLDSTAFGYTVAFDLLVSGGSVNGYRVLTEFGQVIEWTEAGGFVPVAPEVLRMFDREPLPVDFAEVDGAYYILNERGFLFGPSAVVADPESLADFIDNPGFFDMEAGVLNPVTE